From one Phocoena sinus isolate mPhoSin1 chromosome 6, mPhoSin1.pri, whole genome shotgun sequence genomic stretch:
- the SLC31A2 gene encoding probable low affinity copper uptake protein 2 isoform X1, whose protein sequence is MASPSTKPLTMLPPIRAPPPTGTGFAGQLPFMISKPHSSVALSVLVVLLLAVLYEGIKVGKARLLHQALTSLSISTSQQLIEDTDQNSSSSDSPQVSRTRLRWFLCHFGQSLLHVAQVVIGYFMMLAVMSYNTWIFFGVVLGSGVGYYLAYPLLSMT, encoded by the exons ATGGCTTCTCCCTCCACCAAGCCCCTCACCATGCTCCCGCCGATCCGCGCCCCCCCGCCCACCGGCACCGGCTTTGCCGGGCAGCTTCCCTTCATGATCTCAAAGCCACACTCCA GCGTGGCCCTTTCGGTGTTGGTCGTCTTGCTCCTGGCTGTGTTGTATGAAGGCATCAAGGTTGGCAAAGCCAGGCTGCTCCACCAGGCCCTGACAAGCCTGTCCATCTCCACCAGCCAGCAGCTCATTGAAGACACAGACCAGAATTCTTCAAGCTCAGACTCCCCACAAGTCAGCAGAACCCGCCTCAG GTGGTTCTTGTGTCACTTCGGCCAGTCTCTACTTCATGTTGCTCAGGTGGTCATCGGCTACTTCATGATGCTGGCTGTTATGTCCTACAACACCTGGATTTTCTTTGGCGTGGTCCTGGGCTCAGGTGTGGGCTACTACCTAGCCTATCCACTTCTCAGCATGACTTAG